The following is a genomic window from Chloroflexota bacterium.
GCGGTCGCCCTGACCTCGGCCGGACTGGCCTTCGTCCGGCCGCTCGGGCGCGGGCTCGAGGAGTGGGCGTTCGCGCTGGCGCACTACTGGGCCATGCCGAAGCTGGTGCTCTGGCGGCCGGCCGAGCCGGACCCGACCGACTGGCGGCCGGCCGGCGCGGACTGGGCGGAGCTCGCCCCGCGGGCCGCCTGGACGGCCCGGGAGCGCGGAACGGGAGGCCCGCGATGAGCCGCACGCGCCCCACCCGCGGGCCGGCCTCGGCCCAGGCGGCGCTGGTCCGCCTGGAGGGGGTCGAGGATTGCGTCGCCCATCTGGCCGGCGGGCGCTCGGTCGCCGTGCTCGAAGTCTCCGGGGTCGACTTCGGCCTGCGCGGCGAGCAGCAGCAGGAGGTCCTGGTCGCCGGCTTCGCCGCCTTCCTCAACGGGCTGACCTTCCCAGTCCAAATCCTGGTCCGGGTCCAGCCGACTGACCTCCGCCGCTACTTCGAGGACCTCAGGCGCGTCGCCCTGCGCGAGCCGAACCGGGCGCTCTCTGCCCTGGCCCGCGACCACGTCGACTTCGTCCACCGCCTGGCCCGCGACAAGACGCTGCTCGAGCGCCGCTTCTACGTCGTCGTCCCGGCTGATGCGCGGGGCGCCGGTCCGGTGGGCGGGCTCTGGCCGTTCGGCCGCCGGCGGGAGCGCGGCGACGCGGCCCTCGCCGACCGGCGGCGGCTGGCGGTCCGCTGCGACCAGGTCCGGGCGGGGCTCGAGCGCTGCGGCCTCGCGGTCCACCGCCTCGGCGACGCGGAGCTGGCCCAGCTCTGGCACGCCTGCTGGTCGCCGGAGCTGGCCCGGACCCAGCGGCTGAAGCGGCACCTCTCGGAGTACACCCACCTGGTCGTCCGCACCGACAGGCCGGTCGCCGACGCCGGGCCGGCTGGAGCCGCCCGGGAACGCACCGTCGACCCCGCGCCGACCTCGGGACCGGCCGAGCCGGACACTGGCGACGGCCGTGGCGTCCGGCTGCCGTTCTTGCCGGTCGGCCGGCGCGGGGCCCCGGCACCGCTCGGCCCGGACGAGCGTCGCTTCGCGCTCGGAGCCCGGACGCTCGCCGATCTCGTCGCCCCGGCCGCCTTCGTCGTCCGCGACGACCACGTGCGCCTGGAGCGGCAGTACGTCCGGGGGATCCTGGTCACGAACTTCCCGCGCACCGTCGAGCCGGGCTGGCTCACCCGCCTGATCGACTTCCAGGAGCCGCTCGAGCTCGCGATCCACGTCGAGCCACTCGACTCGGGCCAGATCATCCGCCAGCTCGGCTACAAGCTGGTCCAGTTCCAGTCGTCGCGGCTGGTCGACGCCCGGTCCGGGCGGCTCGGCGATCCGGAACGCGAGGTCGCCTTCGAGGACGCCGAGACGCTGCGCGACCGGCTCCAGCGGGGCGAGGAGCGGGTCTTCTCGGTCGCGCTCTACCTCCTGCTGCGGGCGCCGAGCCTCCAGACCCTCGACGAGCTGACCCGGCGGGTCGAGGTCGAGCTGGACGGGATGATGGCCCAGTCGCGGGGCGCCCTGTTCGAGCAGGACCTGGCGTTCCGAGCGTGCCTGCCGGAGGGGCGGGGGACGCTGCCGATCTACCGCAACCTCGACACCTCGTCGCTCGCGACGACCTTCCCGTTCGCCTCGACGACGCTGAGCATGGAGCAGGGGGTGCTCTACGGCATCGCGACCACCAACAACTCGCCGGTCATCTTCGACCCGTTCGACGCCTCCCTGCTCAACGCCAACGAGGTGGTCTTCGCCAAGTCGGGCGCCGGCAAGAGCTACGCGACCAAGGTCAAGGCGCTGCGCTTCCTGCAGCGCGGGGTCGACTTCCTCGTCATCGACCCCGAGGACGAGTACCGCGCCGTCTGCGAGGCGGTCGACGGCCAGTACCTGCGGCTGGCCTCGTCGAGCCCGCACAAGCTGAACCCCTTCGACCTGCCGCCGCCCGACCCGACCGCCGACGAGGGCCGCGACCCGCTCGCCGAGCAGGTCGCGGCCGTGCTCGGGCTGCTCGAGGTGATGCTGGCAGCCCCCGGCCGCCCGCTCGGTCCGCGCGAGCGGGCGGTCCTGGATCGGGCCGTCTACCTGGCCTACGCGGCCCGGGGGATCGTCGCCGATCCGGCCACCCACGATCGGCCCCCGCCGCTGATGCGCGACCTGCTCGGCGAGCTCGACGCGCTGGCCGAGGACGACCGCGACGCCGAGGACCTGGCCGACCGGCTGCGGCGCTACGTCGAGGGGTCGCTGGCGGGTCTCTTCGGCGGGCCCACCAACGTCGCGCTCGACCGGCGCTTCGTCGTCTTCAACGTCCAGGCGCTAGAGGAGGAGCTGCGCCCGATCGGGATCCACCTGATCGCCAACTTCGTCTGGACGCTGGTCCGCCGCGAGAAGAAGCCGCGGCTGCTGGTCGTCGACGAGGCCTGGACGCTGATGCAGTACGAGGCCGGCGGCCAGTTCCTCGAGAGCATGGCCCGCCGGGCCCGCAAGTACTACCTGGGACTGGTCACGCTCACCCAGGACGTGGCCGACTTCCTCGAATCCGAGCACGGCCGCAAGGTGCTGACGAACGCCGCGATCAAGCTGCTGATGAAGCAAGACGCCTCGACGATCGGGCCGGTCGTGCGGGCGTTCGGGCTGGCCGAGGACGAGCGGGGGCTCCTGCTGGGGGCGGCCAAGGGGCAGGGGCTGCTCTTCGCCCGCGACTCGCGGGTGGCGATCGAGATCAAGGCCAGCCCGGCCGAGCACACCTTGGCGACGACGGCCCCGAAGGAGATCGCCGACCGCGAGCGGGCCGCGCGGGAACGGGCGCGGGCCGAACGCGCCGCCACCGAGCCGGCCGTCGCTCCGGGCGCGAGCCCCGAGCCCGGTCGCGACACCCGCCCGGTGGCGGTGGGCGATCCCCCACGCCGCCCGGCCCGGCGCGAGCGCCGCGCCAACGGGCGACCGGAGCGAGCCGAGGTGCCGGCGGTTGAGGGAGGGCCAAGGCCGCCCGACGACGAGCTGGAACGGGACTGGGCGTCTCTCGACGCCCGGGCCGACCTGGATCCCGAATCGGAGCGCGGGCGACCGCCCCCGACGCGAGAGGGAGCGCCTGATGACGAACCGGCCCTGCGCCCCGGCGCCGAGGCCCGGCGCCGCGCGGCCGACGTGCCGAGCGTCCGACGGCCTTCGGACAGCCGCGAGCTGGCCGAGCGCCTCGTCGCCGAGGAGGAGGCGGGTAAGGCGGCGAGGGGGGAGCAGCGTCGGGCGGTGCGAGCGGAGGACGTCGTGCGAGGACGGTCGTTCGCCGCCGAGGACGCCGCTGCCCTGCGGCGGGCCGACGAGGACGCCGACCGTCGCGCCCGCAAGGAGGACACCGGCCGGCGCGACGGGCCCGGCCTCCGTTTGGACGGCGATCGGCGCGCGGACGTCGAGGTCGGCTGGGCAGTGGGGGGCCGTGGCGGACGCGCCGACGACGACGTACACGCTGCGAGTCGGTCACTCGGCGACCGTGCGCGCAGTTCCGATGGCCGCTCTGGCTCGACCAGCGCCGGTGACGACGTGGCCGGGGATGGCGACGACTGGCGGGCGCTGCTGGCGGAGGACGAACGGCGCCGGCACGAGGAAGACGCCGAGGAGGAAGAGCGTAGGCGACGCGAGGAGGACGACGAAGAGCTCGACCGGCGGCTCCGGAGCGAGCGGGAGGTGGGCAGGTGAACGGGACCATCACGGCACGCTCCGGCCGCCACGACCTGGCGGTACTCAAGGCCGGCCATCCGATCGCCGACCTCGTCGCCGCGGCCGGCGTCGAGCTCGGGCGGGTCGGCGAGGCGCTGGTCGGTCGCTGCCCCTTCCACGCCGACGGCGGGCGCCCGAACCTGCACGTCTACCCATCCGCCGGTCGCTGGTGGTGCTACCGGTGCGGGGTCGGCGGCGACGTCGTCGACTGGGTCATGCGCCGCGATGGGCTCCCGTTTGCCGAGGCGTGTGCCCGCCTGGCCGGTCGCGCGGTGCCGCCCGGCCACCCCGCCGTTGTCCGACCCTCGCCCGGGGCCCCACCGTCGCGCGAGCGGCGCCACTGGGACCGCCTGACGCTCGAGCAGCAGGTGGTGATGAACGTGGCGGCCACGGTCTACCGCCACCTGCTCTGGCGCGACGAGCGGGCGCGGGCGTACCTCCGCGCGCGGGGGATCCCGGACTGGGTCGCCCGCCAGTGCGGGCTCGGCTACGCCGACGGGCGCACGCTCGACGGCTACCTCCGCCGCCGCGGCGGGCTGCAGGTGGCCCAGGAGCTCGGGCTGCTCGGGCGACCGGAACGCGCGGACAGCGGCCGGGCACCGCGCGAGCTGCTGGCCGGGCGGCTGGTCGTCCCCGAGATCCGCGGCGGACAGGTGATCTGGCTGATCGGGCGCGCCGTGCCGGACGCCCTGCCCAGCGACGCCCCGCCGTACCTGGCACTGCCGGGCGAGCGACCGGTCCTCGGCCAGGAGCGAGCGGCCGGGCGGGTCGAGGTCGTCTGTGCCGAGGGCGTGTTCGACTGGCTGACCGCCCTCAGCTGGGGACTGGCGGCCTGGAGCCCGTGCGGCACGGCCCTCCCGCCCGACAAGCTCGGCTTCCTGGCCCGGGCACGGGTCGTCTGGGGCGCTTTCGACGGCGACCGGGGCGGCGCCGAGGGCGCCGAGCGCTTCGCCAGGCTGCTCGGCGCGCGGTTCCGCCCGCTGACCCTGCCGCCCGGTCGCGATCTCAACGACCTGGGACGGGCCGGGCGGGCCGAGTTCTTCCGCCTGCTTGCCGAGGCCCGTCGCCAGACTGCCGCCCGGGAAGCAGCGCCATCCGCGACCGCCGCGTTCCAGGGGCCGGGGCGGGGTATCGGCGACGGTGACGACGTAGGCGGTGAGGCCGAACACGCTGCCCGGCCCGGGGACCGGTCGGGCAGCGTCGGCCAGGGAGGCCAGCCATGAGACGGGCGGCGGCGCACCGTTGCGTCGGCAGGGGACGACGAGCGGCCGTCTCCCGGCACGTTGACCTTCGCGCGGCGGTCCTCCGGGCCGGGAAACGCCTCGGCTGGGACGAGCGGGAGGTCGTCGCCTTCGCCGAGGCGCTGGTCGGGCGGCCCTGGCGACGCTGCTGCCGGACCTCCCTCGAAACGGTCCTCGGCGAGTACGTCGCCCTGGCGCAGATCATCCGCGCGAAGGCGGCGCGGCGCGCACGCCGCATGAACGGGGCGGAGGGCACGTATGCCTGAGGCGGCACTGGCGAGCTGTGGCGGGCCGGCAGACGCGGCCGTCGAGATTGTCGTCCGGGTGACCCTCGCCGACATCGCGGCCGCGGCGGCCGATCCGCGCGGCGGCCCGCTGGCGGCAGCGCTCGCCCGGCTCGGCTACGCGGACGTCGGGGTCGGGGTGCGCGAGGTGCTGCTGCGGCCAGCCGGCGGACCCTGGCTCTCCGCCGTCCTGCCACCCTCGGCCGCAGCCCTGGTCGACGACGCCGACGCCGGCCGTGCCGTCCGGCCGGTCGCGTTCCGGCTGCGGGCGCGCGCCGTGCCCTTACCTCGCTGAGCCGGGACGGAGCGATGACCGGACGCCGCCCCGATCCAAGGCCGGAGCTACTCGAGGTCGTCTCGCCCCGCACGAACGCGGCCGGCATCGCGGCCGCCGAGCAGCTGTTCGCCTCGCTCGCCGTATCAGAGCCGTTCAGCCTGGAGATCGCGGCCCACGGCGGCGAGCGGCGGTTCCTGGCCCGGGCCGGCTCGAAGGGGATGCGGGAGCGGCTCCGCGAGCGGCTGCGGACCGCCTACCCCCAGGCCGAGCTGCGGCCGCTCGACTTCGATCGCTACCCGGACCTCGACCCGGCCCGACCGTCCGCCGACGAGCGGGTCTGCGCCCGCGCGCTGGTCCTGGCCGAGCCGCCCTACCAGCCACTCAAGACGTTCCGGGACGCCGACATCGACGCCGAGCGGGCCGCTCAGGCCGACCCGGTCTTGGGGATTGTCGGCGCGCTCGGCGGGCTCACACCGGGGTGGCGGGCGCTCACCCAGCTCGTCTGCCGCCCGGCCCCGCCCGACTGGGCGCGGCCGTACCTGCGCCTCGCCGTCGAGGACCCGCTCGAGCCCGAGCGCGCCCGCCGCCAGGCCGACCGGCCGACCGGGACGTCCGATGCCCAGGTCGGCGGCCTGGTGGCCCTGCTGGCGCTGGGACTCGCCGCCTGGCAGGTGCAGGCCTGGCTCGAGGCCGGCCGCTGGCTCGAGCTGGGGCTCGCCGCCGCCGCCCTGCCGACGACGGCGTTCGGGGCGGCGCTCGCCTGGCGCCGGCTCCACCGCGAGCGCCTCTACGACCGCCGGCTGGTCGCCGAGAAGCTGGCCCACCCGGCGTTCTGGGTCCAGCTCCGCCTGGCCGTGTTCGGGCCGGCCGCGACCGGTCCGGCCGAGCTCGAGGGCTGGCTCGCGGGGCTGGTCGGTGCCTACCACCGCTACGACCTGCCGCTCGGCAACCGCTTCGCGCCGGTCGCGCTGCGAGCGCCGGAGGGAGCTGCGCCGCCGTTGTGGCGGCCGGACCACCTGCCCCCAACGGGGGCGCGTGCGCTCTTGAACGCCCGCGAGCTGGCCGGCCTCTGGCACCTGCCCCAGGCGGCGAGCGACGTGCCGCTGGTCGAGCGGACAACCGCCCGGGCTCGCCTGCCGCTCCCCATCCTGGTTGCCCGCGGCTGCCGGATCGGCGTCAGCGCCCACCAGGGCGAGGCGGTCGAGGTCCGTGTCGCCGACGAGCTGCTCGGGCGACACCTGCTGCTGGTGGCCAAGACCCGCCGCGGCAAGTCGGCCCTACTCGGCCGCCTGGCCGCCCACCTGATGGCCGCCCCGGTCCCGGCCGGCCACCGCGCGCTGCTGCTGGTGGACCCGCACCGCGACCTGGCCCGGGCGGCGCTCGGGCTGGTCCCGCCCGCCCGCCGTGACGCCGTCGTCTACCTGGACCTGGCCCGCGACGACCGCCCGTTCGGGCTGAACCTGCTCGACGTGGCGCTCTTCGGGCGCCGTAACAAGGCGGTCGCCAACGCGCTCGGCGTCTTCCGCTACGAGTTCGCGGCTTACTGGGGACCGCGCATGGAGGATGCCTTCCGCCACGCGCTGCTCACCCTCTACGACGCGAACCGGGCGCTCTGCGCGACCGGCCCGGACGGGCGGTCCCGCCAGCACACGATCCTCGACGTGCCGGCCCTGCTGGTCGACGTGAAGTTCCGCCAGCAGGTGCTCAAGTCGGTCGACGACCCGGTCGTGCGCGCCTGGTGGGAGACCTACTACGCTCCCCTCGACGCCCGCTTGCGCCTCGAGATCGCCAACCCGGTCCTGACCAAGATCCAGCGCTACGCCGGCGACGAGGTGGCCCGCGCGATCGTCGGCCAGCCGGCCTCGACGATCCACCCGTCCGCCTGGATCCGCGACGGGGCGATTGTGCTGGTCGACGGGGCCCAAGGGGCCGGCGGCGTCGGCGAGGACACGACCGCGCTGGTCTGCGCGACGCTGGTCAACCTGTTTGCCCTGGCGATTGGCGAGCAGGCCGCCCTGCCCCCGGCCCGGCGGCGCCCGGCCGCGATCATCGTCGACGAGTTCCACGCCCTGCCGGGCGCCCAGTACGAGCCGATCCTGGCCCAGCGGGCCAAGCACGGCGCCAGCCTGTGTCTCGCGATCCAGGGATTTGGCCAGCTCGACGCGCTCGACCGCAAGCACGACCGGGCCCTGCGGCGGGCGCTCTTCGAGAACCTGGACGGCCTGTTCGCCTTCCACTGCTCGGCCGAGGACGCTCGGTATCTCGTCCGCGAGCTGGGCGAGGGGGTGGACGAGCAGGACCTGGTCGGGCTCGGGCCGTACCGCTGCTACGCCCGCCTGTCCGCCGACGACGGGCGGCCGCCGGCGTTCTCGGTGCAGCTCGACCCGCCGCCCGCGCCGGACGAGGTGCTGGCCGACGCCCTGGCCGAGGCATCGGCCCGGCGCTGGGGACGGCCGGCCGCCGAGGTCGACGGCGCGATCCGCGCGGCGCTGGCGCGGATCGCGCTCGCCGGGCGGCAGCTCGTCGGGCTGGAGGACGAGGCGAGCGGGACGGAAGCGCGGGAGCGCCGCCCGGCCCCACCGGCCCGCAACGAGTACCGCTCCCGGGGCGGCAAGGGACGGAAGGGCGGTCGCCCGCCCGAGCGCGCGGACTCCGGCGGGCGCCAGTTGCCGCTGGGCGGCCTGGCCGACGCGACGTCCGGCCCCACGCCCCAAGCCGCGCCCGGTCCCGCCGGCAGCGTCGCCAAGGGACCCGCGTGAGCCGCCCGCACCGGGCCGACGCCCATGCCGTAAGGGCTGCGCTGCGGCCGGCCGAGCGCGAGGTCCTGCACCTGCTCGGCCGGCTGCCGCTCGCGCCCTCCGAGCTGCTGACGGCGCTTCGAGGACGGGCGGCCCGGGACGGCACCGACGCCGCGCTGCACGTACTGGTGGACCGCGACCTGGTCGCGACGTTGACCGCCAGCCTCGGCCGCCACCGCTCCCGGCGCCTCCGCCACCTCACCGACCTCGGCCTGGCCGTGCTGGCACTCGACCTCGATGCTGACCCCGTCGAGCTGGCCGCGCGGCTCGGGCTCGGCAGTGAGGCCCTGGCGCGGGCGGTGGCCCAACTGCCGCACCTGCTCGCGACCTATCGCCTGCTCGAGCAGGTGGCTCGGGCCGGTCCCGGGCGGCCTGAACTCCTCGCCTGGGAACGGCCCTGGCGTCGGCTCCTCACTCGACCGACCCGGGCGCCGGTCGCGGTCACGCTGCCCGCCTTCGTGGCCCTGGCCTGGGATGGTGGCGACCACCACGCCGGCGGCTGGCTCCTGCTCCCGGACGACCCGGCGCTCGCCCCGGCGGATTGGGTCCCGTCGCTGACGCGAGTTGCCGAGCTGGGTGCCCCGGCGCTCGTCGTCGCCGCCGCGACCGAGGCGCGGGCGGACGCCTGCCGAACCGTGCTCGCTCGGGTCGGTGTGAGGGGGCTGGTGACCTCGCCAACGCGACCGCTGCCGACGCTCGACTGGCTGGTTGCCGCGGCTCAGGGGGACCCGCCGGTGCTCGAGGCGGCACGGTTCCGGCCAGCGCCTCGACGGGCGTCTGCCGCCCGGCCATACCGCCCCGTCCGCGAGGGTCCGGACGCGGTCCCCGCGTCCGCGCCGGTCGGAGCTCGGGTCGGGCGCCTGGCGCTCGGGCTGCGCCCAGCCGAGCGGCTTCTGCTCGAGCTGCTCGGGCACCACCCGTTCGTGGCGCCGGACGAGGCGGCCGTGCTCCTCGGCCGGAGCGAGGAGCGGACGCGACAGGTCTGCACGGTGCTCCGGGCGCGCGGCCTGGTCGCCACGGCGCCCGAAGCGGTCGGCGGGCCGACGGCCGGGCGGATCGAGCTGACCCGGGCCGGCCTGGCCCTCGCCGCGGCCGGTCACGGCCTGACGCCGGCGGCGGGAGCGCGCCACCTCGGGCTCGTCGGGGACGGGCCGGGTGGGCGTCGGGCGCGGCGGATGCTGCTCGAGCACCCGGAGCACACGCTCGGGGCGACGGCCGTCCTGGTCCGCCTGGCGCGGACGTTGGCCACAGCGCCACTGCCGGCCATGCTGGTCCAGTCGGAGGGCGAGGCGGCCGCGCGGCGCGGGCGACTGCGCCCCGATGGCGCCGGTGTGGCCCACGGCGGCGGCGCAGCCCACCCGTTCTACCTGGAGTACGACCGCGGCACGACGAGTCGGCGCGCGCGACTTCGCAAGCTCACGGGTTACTACGCCCGCCTGGAGGGCGGGCGCTGGGCCCGCGAGCACCGAGCGTTCCCGACCGTCCTGGTCGTCGCCACCACCCCCGAACACGAGGAGGCCTTCGCCAGGGCCGCGCGGGCCGCGGCGGTCGGCCGTCCGCTCCGGTTGCCGCTCCTGCTCACCAGCGAGGATCAGCTCGCGCCCAGTGCGGACAACCCGGCCGGACCGCTGGGGCGGATCTGGCGCGATCCGTGGGATTCGACCCGACGGAGCTGGCCTCCCCCGGTCGCGGGCAGCCCGTTGATGGGCAGCGATGCACGGGTGTAATTGGTGGCACCACCGGGCATCGCGCCATCGTGCGCGGACGGTTCTGGGCATGGATGCCGACCGGAGCCTTGCGTCGATGGCGCCCGGGCACGGCTGCTATCATGGCCGGAGCGAGCGGTGCGGAGACCTTCCCGATGGGAGGGGCGAGCGATGCACGCTGATGGCGTACGCGGCCGAAGACCGGGGTGGGTGGCCACCGTCGGCTCGCGCCCGGCCTGGCCCGACTGGGCGGTGGCCCTGGCACTCCTGCTGGTGGCCTTCGGGCTGCTGGGCGGGGTGGCCTTGGCGGTCGAGCGCCTGCGCCCGCCGGTCGAAGTCCAGCCCGCGATCGTGCTCCCGGAGCGTCTGCCGCCGCCGGTCGTCCGCCGGGGGCGCGGAGACCCACTCGAGGCTGAGCTTGCCACGGCCTACCAGTACCAGGCCGCGACGGTCGCCCGGGCGCTGCGGACCCTCGACGAGGACGCTCTCGACGGGGTACTGGCCGGGCCGGAGCTCGAGCGCCGGCGGGCCGAGGTCGCGGGGCTCCGAGAACAGGGCCGGGCGGTCGAGCTCGAGGCGCGGCTGGCGGACGACGTGATGTTCGTCGAGGTCGGGCCGCTCCGCGGGGTGGTCTACGTCATCTCGTCGACGCGGGCCCGCTACGTCGACCCGGCGACCGGGGCCCCGATCGGGCCGTTCTCGCGGACCGAGGACATCCGGCTCTCGGCGACCTTCGAGCGCGCCGAGGTCGGCGCGCCGTGGAAGCTGACGAGCTCGAAACGCCATCGCTGAGTCGGTCGGAGGAGAGGCGGCATGCGAAACACTGGCACGATGGGATTACGGCCGACGCAGCCGCCAGGGCGCGCGATAATTCAGGCGGTTGCGCTGTGGCTCGCGCTCACGGCCGGGCTGTGGGCGGTGTCCGGGCCGGCTGGTTCCGCCAGCGCGCAGGTACCGGTGACCCCCGCGCCGGCCGTTCCGGCCACGCCGACACCACTCCCGCCGACTCCAACCCCGCTCCCGGCGACTGTGACATCGGTCCCGGTTGCGCCGCCCGCCCCAGCCACGCCCCCGGCGGTCACCGCACCCCAACCGCCGGCCCCGGCGGTGACTCCGACGGCGCCACTTCCCACCGCCACCCGGCCGGCGCCCGCTGTCCCGCCCACGCCGGCGCCGACCACCGCCCCGCGGGCCGGCGGGATGCCGCTCGAGCTGGCCTACGGCCTGGTCGGCGGGGGCACGGCCACGCTGGCCGCGGGACTCACCATGCTCAGGCGCGGGCGCCGGCGCCGCTGAGGAGGGACTGCCCGGCAGGACGGACTCCCGGCCTGCCGGGCGGGACCGAGACTCAGGCGGTGTTGTCACTGGGTGCGACATTCGCCGCCGAGCCACTCGAGGGCGACGGCGAGGACAACTACGCCCCACCGGGAGCGTAGGGCTGCAGCTCGATCTCGTCACCCGGCATCGTGCCGGTCGCCGCGACGGTCCCGGCCGGTAGTTCGACGACGACCCGTGAGCCCGGGACGAGCGCCCCGAAACGCCAGGGGCGCAGGTCGGGGACGACCCGCAGCACCCGCGCGGTGCCGTCCAGATGGACCACGTCGATCGGGAACATCATCCCGACGGTGTGGACCGCGTTGCACGGTCGGATGACCAGGCCTTCGCCGGGGGCAAGTTCAGACCGGCCGAGCAGTCCCCGGGCCCGCGTCACGAACGAGTCGGCGAGGGCAGCACGCTCCGCGAGCACGACGCCGCGGGTGACGTTCACGACCCGCAGCTGCCGATCGGCCATCCTCGGTTACCCGCTCCCCGCCAGCGTACCACGCCGTGTCGTGGGTGGCGGGCACTCGGCACGGCCTGGCCGGGCGAACCTGCCGGCGGCACCCCCGCCCGTTGGCACGGTTTGCCGTGGTTCACGGCGTCCACCGGTCACGCGCCGTGCTCTCGGATGCCCCGGTGGAGCCGGAGACCGAGCCGGGAGACGGTGGGGGTAGGCTGGGTCTTAGCGAGCCCTGGAGGACCCGATGTCAGTCGATCGTTCGCACGCGCACCGGCCCGTCGCACGCTGCGTCACCTCGTGGGTTGAGCGGCTGAGAACGCGCGACGCGTGGGGGACCACCCGCCGGATTCCACTGCTGGTGGAAGTGGGGCAAGAGGCTGGCTCGCCGACGAGCGAGCACCACCGGCGCGTCGCCCACCTGGCCGATTGGGACCGGACGCTCACTCATCCGGCGAGTCTGCGCCCCATCCCGTGCACCGGATGGGTCCCCGCGGCGTCCCGGTGGACGAATGGGTCGGTGTCCCCATCATGCGGCCTGTCGGCTGTGCCGCGGCTCGTAGCCGCGCCGTAAGCTCGGGGCGAACCATGGTCGGTACGCGAAATCTGACGCGCTCCCTCGATGCTCGCGACGATGCCGGTGGCCCGGCGGACGAGTCGTTCTCCGGCTGCCTCACGCGCCACCTGCGCCAATCCGGCCTGTCGCTGTCCCAGCTGGCGCGGCGCTCGTGGCTCGACGTCAGCTACGTGTCGCGCCTGGTCCACCTCCCGTGCGACCCGCTCAATCCGCGTCGTGTCGCGGACGGCCAGCGGCGCCAGCCGAGCCGGGACACCGTGATCCGCCTCGGGCTCGCCATGCAGCTGTCGATGGAGGAGATGGACGAGCTGCTGCTGTCGGCGGGCTACGCCCCGCTGGTGCGCTGAGGGAGCGGACGAACGAGGGCGGCCAGTTTCAGGGCAGGGGCTCTGGCCCAGCAGCCGCCGGCCCGGCCTCGACCCCCGAACGTGGCTGATCCTGGTGCCGCTCAGGCGAGCGGCTGGCGACGAAGTACAGGGGCAGCCGCTGCTCGACCTGCAGGTCGAGCAGGGGGTCGACGACCAGGTCCACGACTTCGTCGGTGTCCTCAATATCGATGATCGCCCGCAGGTAGGTCCCGCGCGGATCCTCACCCTCGAAGACCTCGAACCGCGCCTCCGGATAGCGCCCGGTCACCTTCTGCTGGAGCTCGGCAATCACCGGCTCCAGCCGAAGCCCACCTCCGGTCATGCGTTCGGCGGTCATGATCCGCTCACATTCCTTCCAAGGACTGCGTTGCCGAACTGTCGCGATCGCCGCAATGCCCGCAACGCTTCGATCTGGGTCACCGTCCCGCGGCCATAGTCGGCCTCGTGACGTAGGCTGAGATTGCGGAAGAGAGTCTGTCGCAGATCGGCCGGGTACAGCTTGCGCCGATTGACGAGCAGGCCCACGAACTGCGCCTGCACGAAGTCGTGGCCCCACTGATCCAGTGTGCCGCGCGGCCGAACGCCGTTCAGCACCAGGGCGTGAATCGCAGCCTGGAAGCAGGAATAGTACGAGCGACTCACGGAATTGTTGTACCGCGCATTCGCGAGCTCACTCTCAGCCCCGGCCAGGCTCTCCGCAGCCTTGGCGAGATAGGGGTCGTCTGCATCCAGCATGTGCTCAGTATACGGCCGCACCCCACCGATAGGACCTGGCGCGGGGTCAGCCCGGGGATCTGCCTGACGTGGCTTCCGGGGCCGTCTTCCCGGCCCGCCCGGTCTTCTTCCGCAGGATCTGCAGCCCCGCCAGGGTGGACTGCTTCGGCTTGATCGCGGCGAGCTTCGCCTCGGCCAGGCCGAAGTAGTAGTCGGTCATCTCGTACTTGCGGTGCCCCGCCCAGCGACGGACCATCGACGGGTTCTCGCCGTCGAGCGCCTTCTCGGTCAGGAAATTGTGGCGGAACAGGTGCGGGTGGATCCGGAGGTTCACCCCGGCCTCCGCCAGCCTCGCCCGCAGGCGACGCACCATCCAGCCGACGGAGCTCTCGCTCAGCGGACC
Proteins encoded in this region:
- a CDS encoding PrgI family protein; translation: MARRHEVPTHLNVEDKLLLGLSVRQFTVLLAGASAAYGIWSGAPDWPAPLLYGLVAAVALTSAGLAFVRPLGRGLEEWAFALAHYWAMPKLVLWRPAEPDPTDWRPAGADWAELAPRAAWTARERGTGGPR
- a CDS encoding ATP-binding protein, whose amino-acid sequence is MSRTRPTRGPASAQAALVRLEGVEDCVAHLAGGRSVAVLEVSGVDFGLRGEQQQEVLVAGFAAFLNGLTFPVQILVRVQPTDLRRYFEDLRRVALREPNRALSALARDHVDFVHRLARDKTLLERRFYVVVPADARGAGPVGGLWPFGRRRERGDAALADRRRLAVRCDQVRAGLERCGLAVHRLGDAELAQLWHACWSPELARTQRLKRHLSEYTHLVVRTDRPVADAGPAGAARERTVDPAPTSGPAEPDTGDGRGVRLPFLPVGRRGAPAPLGPDERRFALGARTLADLVAPAAFVVRDDHVRLERQYVRGILVTNFPRTVEPGWLTRLIDFQEPLELAIHVEPLDSGQIIRQLGYKLVQFQSSRLVDARSGRLGDPEREVAFEDAETLRDRLQRGEERVFSVALYLLLRAPSLQTLDELTRRVEVELDGMMAQSRGALFEQDLAFRACLPEGRGTLPIYRNLDTSSLATTFPFASTTLSMEQGVLYGIATTNNSPVIFDPFDASLLNANEVVFAKSGAGKSYATKVKALRFLQRGVDFLVIDPEDEYRAVCEAVDGQYLRLASSSPHKLNPFDLPPPDPTADEGRDPLAEQVAAVLGLLEVMLAAPGRPLGPRERAVLDRAVYLAYAARGIVADPATHDRPPPLMRDLLGELDALAEDDRDAEDLADRLRRYVEGSLAGLFGGPTNVALDRRFVVFNVQALEEELRPIGIHLIANFVWTLVRREKKPRLLVVDEAWTLMQYEAGGQFLESMARRARKYYLGLVTLTQDVADFLESEHGRKVLTNAAIKLLMKQDASTIGPVVRAFGLAEDERGLLLGAAKGQGLLFARDSRVAIEIKASPAEHTLATTAPKEIADRERAARERARAERAATEPAVAPGASPEPGRDTRPVAVGDPPRRPARRERRANGRPERAEVPAVEGGPRPPDDELERDWASLDARADLDPESERGRPPPTREGAPDDEPALRPGAEARRRAADVPSVRRPSDSRELAERLVAEEEAGKAARGEQRRAVRAEDVVRGRSFAAEDAAALRRADEDADRRARKEDTGRRDGPGLRLDGDRRADVEVGWAVGGRGGRADDDVHAASRSLGDRARSSDGRSGSTSAGDDVAGDGDDWRALLAEDERRRHEEDAEEEERRRREEDDEELDRRLRSEREVGR
- a CDS encoding toprim domain-containing protein, translating into MNGTITARSGRHDLAVLKAGHPIADLVAAAGVELGRVGEALVGRCPFHADGGRPNLHVYPSAGRWWCYRCGVGGDVVDWVMRRDGLPFAEACARLAGRAVPPGHPAVVRPSPGAPPSRERRHWDRLTLEQQVVMNVAATVYRHLLWRDERARAYLRARGIPDWVARQCGLGYADGRTLDGYLRRRGGLQVAQELGLLGRPERADSGRAPRELLAGRLVVPEIRGGQVIWLIGRAVPDALPSDAPPYLALPGERPVLGQERAAGRVEVVCAEGVFDWLTALSWGLAAWSPCGTALPPDKLGFLARARVVWGAFDGDRGGAEGAERFARLLGARFRPLTLPPGRDLNDLGRAGRAEFFRLLAEARRQTAAREAAPSATAAFQGPGRGIGDGDDVGGEAEHAARPGDRSGSVGQGGQP